One segment of Pempheris klunzingeri isolate RE-2024b chromosome 20, fPemKlu1.hap1, whole genome shotgun sequence DNA contains the following:
- the arl4d gene encoding ADP-ribosylation factor-like protein 4D, producing the protein MGNQLTDIAPNTPFLPNFQSLHVVVIGLDSAGKTSLLYRLKLKEFVKTIPTKGFNTEKIKVAVGASRTINFQVWDVGGQEKLRPLWKSYTRRTDGMVFVVDSTEHERMEEAKVELHKITRTSENQGVPVLILANKQDLDSASSVSEVEKLLSVHELSTYTLHHVQSCSAVDGQGLQPGLEKLYEMILKRKKMVKHNRNRKR; encoded by the coding sequence ATGGGGAATCAGCTGACTGATATCGCCCCCAACACGCCGTTCCTGCCAAACTTCCAGTCTCTGCACGTGGTAGTTATCGGGCTGGACTCTGCTGGGAAAACCTCTCTGCTCTACAGGCTCAAACTGAAGGAGTTTGTGAAAACGATCCCCACCAAGGGCTTCAACACGGAGAAGATCAAGGTGGCTGTGGGGGCGTCTCGGACCATAAACTTCCAGGTGTGGGACGTGGGCGGCCAGGAGAAGCTACGCCCGCTGTGGAAGTCTTACACCCGGCGGACGGACGGGATGGTGTTTGTGGTGGACTCCACTGAGCACGAGCGGATGGAGGAGGCCAAAGTGGAGCTCCATAAGATCACCCGCACCTCGGAGAACCAGGGCGTCCCCGTGCTCATCCTGGCCAACAAACAGGACCTGGATTCGGCCTCCTCCGTCAGCGAGGTGGAGAAGCTGCTCTCTGTCCACGAACTGAGCACGTACACGCTGCATCACGTGCAGAGCTGCAGCGCTGTGGACGGTCAGGGGCTCCAGCCGGGGCTGGAGAAACTTTACGAGATGAtcctgaagaggaagaagatggtgAAGCACaacaggaacagaaagagatga
- the tmem106a gene encoding transmembrane protein 106A yields MVTPRKTSRTTEEPKEAERVKTLRYFPPYGTMNENSTGDTCPTCRGTGRIPRGHQDQLVAVIPCNDVRLRPRRTKLYVCVSMALCLFLCCLILFFLFPRSVTLTPVSVLSVMVYFTPNTVEMEVTNLINITNENFVPVHVAEFNIQGLISASVVGKTKITNLTAIQSRSEKSYIIQIGLPITDKGLNSYCKSSTIKIHTLFLELQMTLNISYLSHTEQVSLDTFEYIDCGTNSTIPHPVR; encoded by the exons ATGGTTACACCACGGAAAACCAGCAGAACCACAGAGGAACctaaagaggcagagagggtgAAAACACTGAGGTATTTCCCTCCATATGGTACCATGAACGAAAACTCGACAGGAGACACCTGCCCCACGTGTCGCGGCACGGGCCGAATTCCCAGAG GCCACCAAGACCAGCTAGTTGCTGTAATACCATGTAATGATGTAAGGCTGAGACCCAGACGCAC GAAGCTGTACGTGTGTGTCTCCATGGCTTTATGTCTCTTTCTTTGCTGTCTgatcctcttcttcctcttcccccGGAGTGTCACCCTGACGCCCGTGTCTGTGCTGTCAGTCATGGTCTACTTCACCCCAAATACAGTTGAAATGGAGGTCACA AATCTCATAAACATCACCAACGAGAACTTTGTCCCAGTTCACGTCGCTGAGTTTAACATTCAGGGGCTGATCTCTGCCTCAGTTGTGGGTAAGACCAAGATAACTAATTTGACCGCCATCCAGTCGCGCTCGGAGAAGTCG TACATTATTCAGATTGGCCTGCCAATCACAGATAAAGGCTTAAA CTCCTACTGCAAGTCGAGCACGATCAAGATTCACACGTTATTTCTGGAGCTGCA AATGACACTGAACATTTCGTATCTCTCTCACACGGAGCAGGTGTCTCTCGACACCTTTGAGTATATTGACTGTGGCACCAATTCAACAATCCCACATCCTGTGAGATGA